Proteins co-encoded in one Geothermobacter ehrlichii genomic window:
- a CDS encoding TIGR00282 family metallophosphoesterase, with protein MNILFIGDIVGRVGRRLVERLLPRLVDRHQVDLVVANGENAAAGFGLTADVVRELFDAGIDVLTTGNHVWDKKEVCGFIDDRPRLLRPANYPGQAPGRGCGVFATSAGHKVGIINLEGRVFMSALDCPFRTADRLVEELRRQTPVILVDFHAEATSEKAAMGHYLDGRVSLVVGTHTHVPTADARILPGGTAYQTDAGMTGSRDSVIGIRKELAIEKFLTQMPVKFDIAKKDPWLNGTLCTIDVETGRATDIRIIQEPGE; from the coding sequence ATGAACATACTCTTTATCGGTGACATCGTCGGTCGGGTCGGCCGGCGGCTGGTGGAGCGGCTGCTGCCGCGCCTGGTCGACCGACATCAGGTCGATCTGGTGGTGGCCAACGGCGAGAACGCGGCCGCCGGCTTCGGGTTGACAGCCGACGTGGTCCGTGAGCTGTTCGATGCCGGGATCGATGTCTTGACCACCGGCAACCATGTCTGGGACAAGAAGGAAGTCTGCGGCTTCATCGACGACCGGCCCCGCCTGCTGCGGCCGGCCAACTATCCGGGACAGGCGCCCGGGCGGGGCTGCGGCGTCTTCGCCACCAGCGCCGGGCACAAGGTCGGCATCATAAACCTGGAGGGGCGGGTCTTCATGAGTGCTCTCGACTGTCCGTTCCGGACCGCCGACCGGCTGGTGGAGGAGCTGCGTCGGCAGACGCCGGTAATCCTGGTCGACTTTCACGCCGAGGCGACCAGCGAAAAGGCCGCCATGGGGCACTACCTCGACGGGCGGGTTTCGCTGGTCGTTGGCACCCATACCCATGTGCCGACCGCCGACGCGCGAATCCTGCCGGGCGGGACGGCCTATCAGACGGACGCCGGCATGACCGGCAGCCGCGATTCGGTCATCGGCATCCGCAAGGAGCTGGCGATCGAAAAGTTTCTGACCCAGATGCCGGTCAAGTTCGACATCGCCAAGAAGGATCCCTGGCTCAACGGCACTCTCTGCACCATCGATGTCGAAACGGGCCGGGCGACCGACATACGCATCATTCAGGAACCGGGCGAATAA
- the rny gene encoding ribonuclease Y, translating into MKIELLIFLLAGGGLVAGFAVGYLLRRQIEKTRVSSARRDAEQIIEEGRKEAEAIRKEAVLQAKDTVLQAKAEWEKEARELRRELQGQERRLQQREENLDRKMAQLDARGEELEARDRELQKARQQLEAMHKELEEKLEEQARLLEQVSGMSAEEAKQELMRNMESEARHDAAKRIKQIEDEARETADKKAKEILALAIQRYAGDFVAEKTVSVVPLPSDEMKGRIIGREGRNIRAIEAATGIDLIIDDTPEAVIISGFNPVRREVARLSLEKLIQDGRIHPARIEEVVKKAEEEVDQAIREAGEQATFDVGVHGIHPEIVKLLGRLKYRTSYGQNVLQHSVEVAFLCGIMAAELGLNVKQAKRAGLLHDIGKAVDHEIEGSHAVIGADLARKYGESPKIVHALAAHHEDEKPATPLAVLVQAADALSGARPGARREMLETYVKRLEDLERIGTSFPGCSSCYAIQAGREIRVMVASDEVSDAQSVVLAKEIAKKIEDEMTYPGQIKVNVIRETRAVEYAK; encoded by the coding sequence TTGAAGATAGAACTGCTCATTTTTCTTTTGGCGGGCGGGGGGCTCGTCGCCGGATTCGCCGTCGGCTATCTGCTGCGGCGGCAGATCGAGAAGACACGCGTGTCGAGCGCCCGCCGGGATGCGGAACAGATCATCGAGGAAGGTCGCAAGGAGGCCGAGGCGATCCGCAAGGAGGCGGTGCTGCAGGCCAAGGACACGGTGCTGCAGGCCAAGGCCGAGTGGGAGAAGGAGGCCCGTGAACTGCGCAGGGAGCTGCAGGGGCAGGAGCGACGCCTGCAGCAGCGTGAGGAGAACCTCGACCGCAAGATGGCGCAGCTCGACGCCCGCGGCGAGGAGCTCGAGGCGCGCGACCGGGAGCTGCAGAAGGCCCGGCAGCAGCTCGAGGCCATGCACAAGGAACTGGAGGAAAAGCTGGAGGAGCAGGCCCGTCTCCTGGAGCAAGTCTCCGGTATGAGCGCCGAAGAGGCCAAGCAGGAGCTGATGCGCAACATGGAGAGCGAGGCGCGGCACGACGCGGCCAAGCGCATCAAGCAGATTGAGGACGAGGCCCGGGAGACGGCCGACAAGAAGGCGAAGGAGATTCTCGCTCTGGCCATTCAGCGCTATGCAGGCGATTTCGTCGCCGAAAAGACGGTCAGCGTGGTGCCGCTGCCGAGCGACGAGATGAAGGGGCGGATCATCGGCCGCGAGGGGCGCAATATCCGCGCCATCGAGGCGGCGACCGGCATCGATCTGATCATCGACGACACGCCGGAGGCGGTGATCATCTCCGGCTTCAATCCGGTGCGCCGCGAGGTGGCCCGGCTTTCGCTCGAGAAGCTGATCCAGGACGGCCGCATCCACCCGGCCCGGATCGAGGAAGTGGTGAAGAAGGCGGAGGAGGAGGTCGACCAGGCGATCCGCGAGGCGGGTGAACAGGCGACCTTCGATGTCGGCGTGCACGGCATCCATCCGGAGATCGTCAAGCTGCTCGGTCGGCTCAAGTACCGTACCAGCTACGGGCAGAACGTGCTGCAGCATTCGGTGGAGGTAGCCTTCCTCTGTGGCATCATGGCCGCCGAGCTCGGTCTCAACGTCAAGCAGGCCAAGCGCGCCGGCCTGCTGCACGACATCGGCAAGGCGGTCGATCACGAGATCGAGGGCTCGCACGCCGTCATCGGCGCCGATCTGGCGCGCAAGTACGGCGAGTCGCCGAAGATCGTTCACGCCCTGGCCGCCCATCACGAGGACGAGAAGCCGGCCACGCCGCTGGCCGTGCTGGTGCAGGCGGCGGACGCCCTCTCCGGCGCCCGTCCCGGCGCCCGTCGCGAGATGCTCGAAACCTACGTCAAGCGCTTGGAGGATCTCGAGCGCATCGGCACCAGTTTCCCCGGCTGCAGCAGCTGCTACGCCATTCAGGCCGGGCGCGAGATCCGGGTGATGGTGGCCAGCGATGAGGTCTCCGATGCCCAGTCGGTGGTGTTGGCCAAGGAGATCGCCAAGAAGATCGAGGACGAGATGACCTATCCGGGACAGATCAAGGTGAATGTCATCCGTGAAACCAGGGCGGTGGAGTACGCCAAGTAA
- a CDS encoding 5-formyltetrahydrofolate cyclo-ligase has product MPKRTLRSLVLERRAALDAECHARRSRAVQQRLLATRHFARAGCVGLYRPIRNEVATDLLCRQAWADGKRVVYPRVRGERLEFLAVGPDTGWIEGTFGVREPAGDERVELVAVDLLVVPGVVFDRDGHRLGYGRGYYDRALAGHGCRPLRVGLAFDLQVVDHVPREEHDVRLHVLVTETGVKEFAGFDL; this is encoded by the coding sequence GTGCCCAAACGCACCCTTCGATCGTTGGTGCTTGAACGCCGCGCCGCTCTCGACGCCGAATGTCATGCGCGCCGCAGTCGGGCGGTTCAGCAGCGCCTGCTGGCCACGCGGCATTTCGCGCGTGCCGGCTGTGTCGGGCTCTACCGCCCGATTCGCAACGAGGTCGCCACCGATCTGCTCTGTCGACAGGCGTGGGCAGACGGCAAGCGGGTGGTCTATCCGCGGGTTCGCGGCGAACGGCTCGAGTTTCTGGCGGTCGGTCCCGACACCGGCTGGATCGAGGGGACCTTCGGCGTCAGGGAGCCTGCCGGCGACGAGCGGGTCGAGCTCGTCGCCGTCGACCTGCTGGTGGTGCCGGGGGTGGTTTTCGATCGCGACGGACATCGGCTGGGCTACGGCCGCGGCTATTACGACCGGGCCCTTGCCGGACACGGCTGCCGTCCGCTGCGGGTAGGGCTGGCTTTCGATTTGCAGGTTGTCGACCATGTGCCGCGCGAGGAGCATGACGTGCGGCTGCATGTTCTGGTGACCGAGACCGGGGTGAAGGAGTTCGCCGGTTTCGATCTTTGA
- a CDS encoding cell division protein ZapA, with translation MKRSVQVTILGQQYTVRSDASPERIARVAGFVNDRLNEVAAQAPTADTHQITVLTLLNVVEAYLDLADRREEAGGSERLERLLRRVEAACEAE, from the coding sequence GTGAAGCGATCGGTTCAGGTGACCATTCTCGGCCAGCAGTACACGGTTCGGAGCGACGCTTCTCCGGAGCGGATCGCCCGGGTCGCCGGTTTCGTCAACGACAGGCTGAACGAAGTCGCCGCCCAGGCGCCCACCGCCGACACGCACCAGATCACCGTCCTGACCCTGCTCAACGTGGTCGAAGCCTATCTCGACCTGGCCGACCGCCGGGAAGAGGCGGGCGGAAGCGAACGGCTCGAGCGGCTGCTGCGCCGGGTCGAGGCGGCCTGCGAGGCGGAGTGA
- the zapB gene encoding cell division protein ZapB, giving the protein MADVVDRLEAEIDRLIERHQALREECRRLREENRLLHRERGEVAAEVDRILARLEPLLD; this is encoded by the coding sequence ATGGCGGATGTGGTCGACCGTCTTGAAGCGGAGATCGACCGACTGATCGAACGTCACCAGGCGCTACGCGAGGAATGCCGCCGCCTGCGGGAGGAGAACCGGCTGCTGCACCGGGAACGCGGGGAGGTCGCCGCCGAGGTCGACCGCATTCTGGCCCGGCTGGAACCCCTCCTCGACTGA
- the ftsY gene encoding signal recognition particle-docking protein FtsY: MVTDTGVEPVAEEAEPAGEEAEPTADQAAEAPPEEPASLFQRMRRGLAKTQAGLVGRIDTLLGGRGKVDAELIEELEEILITADLGMQTTQALIAAIEQRMARDAAADPQMVRQVLQQEMSRRLAEVDTPFDLDRPGPMVVMVVGVNGVGKTTTIGKLAHLWTAQGKKVLLGAGDTFRAAAADQLEVWAGRAGVDIVRHAEGADPAAVAFDAAKAAVARGADILLLDTAGRLHTKVNLMEELKKVRRVLAREIPEAPHETLLVLDATTGQNALVQARLFKEAVEVTGLVLTKLDGTARGGIVVAIANDLQLPVRFVGIGEGIEDLRPFEPEMFVRALFEK; the protein is encoded by the coding sequence TTGGTGACCGACACCGGGGTTGAGCCGGTGGCTGAAGAAGCCGAACCGGCAGGCGAAGAGGCCGAACCGACGGCCGACCAGGCGGCAGAGGCTCCGCCGGAGGAGCCGGCCAGTCTCTTTCAGCGCATGCGTCGGGGGCTGGCCAAGACTCAGGCCGGCCTGGTCGGCCGCATCGACACCCTGCTGGGGGGGCGCGGCAAGGTCGACGCCGAGCTGATCGAGGAACTGGAAGAGATCCTGATCACCGCCGATCTCGGCATGCAGACCACGCAGGCGCTGATCGCGGCCATCGAGCAGCGCATGGCCCGCGACGCCGCCGCCGACCCGCAGATGGTGCGCCAGGTGCTGCAGCAGGAGATGTCCCGCCGCCTCGCGGAGGTCGATACGCCCTTCGATCTCGATCGTCCGGGGCCGATGGTGGTTATGGTGGTCGGCGTGAACGGCGTCGGCAAGACGACCACCATCGGCAAGCTGGCGCATCTGTGGACCGCGCAGGGCAAGAAGGTCCTGCTCGGCGCCGGCGATACCTTTCGCGCCGCCGCCGCCGACCAGCTCGAGGTCTGGGCCGGTCGCGCCGGCGTCGACATCGTGCGGCACGCCGAGGGGGCCGACCCGGCCGCTGTCGCCTTCGACGCCGCCAAGGCGGCGGTCGCCCGTGGCGCCGACATCCTGCTGCTCGACACCGCCGGACGGCTGCACACCAAGGTCAACCTGATGGAGGAGCTGAAGAAGGTGCGGCGTGTGCTGGCCCGGGAGATTCCGGAGGCACCGCACGAAACCCTGCTGGTGCTCGACGCCACCACCGGGCAGAACGCCCTGGTCCAGGCGCGGCTGTTCAAGGAGGCGGTCGAGGTGACCGGCCTGGTGCTGACCAAGCTGGACGGGACCGCCCGCGGCGGCATCGTGGTCGCCATCGCCAACGACCTGCAGCTGCCGGTGCGTTTTGTCGGCATCGGCGAGGGGATCGAGGATCTGCGGCCCTTCGAGCCGGAGATGTTCGTCCGGGCCCTGTTCGAGAAATGA
- a CDS encoding roadblock/LC7 domain-containing protein translates to MPFKRTLKEMLDRIPGSLGAIIVDWEGEAVDQVGRIDEYELKVIGAHKGLILDSMRRAVRRAEGNELEEILITTSWRQTLILPLDSEYFFVVTFENRRAMGRALFEARRCRQKLREEIA, encoded by the coding sequence ATGCCCTTCAAGCGGACCCTGAAAGAGATGCTCGACCGCATTCCCGGCTCCCTGGGGGCGATCATCGTCGACTGGGAGGGGGAGGCCGTCGACCAGGTCGGACGGATCGACGAATACGAACTGAAGGTGATCGGGGCGCACAAGGGGCTGATTCTCGATAGCATGCGGCGTGCTGTCCGCCGGGCCGAGGGGAATGAGCTGGAGGAGATCCTGATCACCACCAGCTGGCGGCAGACCCTGATTTTGCCGCTGGACAGCGAATACTTCTTCGTCGTCACCTTTGAAAACCGGCGCGCCATGGGCCGTGCCCTGTTCGAGGCGCGCCGCTGTCGGCAGAAACTGAGAGAGGAGATCGCCTGA
- the smc gene encoding chromosome segregation protein SMC — protein MRIKRLEIIGFKSFVDKVEIDFQDGVTAIVGPNGCGKSNIVDAIRWAMGEQSARNLRGKSMEDVIFNGSETRKPHGMAEVSLIFDNEDGLAPPAFAQYAEIMVTRRLYRSGESEYLLNKTPCRLLDIAELFMDTGVGRRAYSIIEQGKIGFILNAKPEERRFLIEEAAGVTKFKARKKTAIRKIDATRQNLLRLGDIISEVNRQLASLKRQANKAERYRRYREELKGIETRFALRRFRQLTAEIAELEKGEREGGGVLERLGGELQVLEMRLDEGRLQQAGLEKELGRIQEQVFHLTAEIQQAEGRISFARQQREKLELQKERRAAESEEVRQRLVALDDEEEALERTVDGLAGELAEAEARLAEAAEAAAEWERLERRRNAQLEETRQKLYTLMSGLSRLQNQQQDARRRLELQDERKARNRREAAEIQEELARVQQEAQERSRRLEEDRQRHSGLRQEQERVREELDGWRARRTTNEEELLTAREDLNRVRSRLESLRQLEADLEGYAGGVRTLLADDGLKSRLGGLVADHLGVPRELETAVEAVLGERLQALLADSGDAEAAFALLRQKGGRATLLLGGPQPAGVPAWSEGKHLAELVETADDARLRGLLTGVYLVEDVRPWLGRTLPFGVTLVTRDGDTLTGRGEWTGGSAPAAGGGLLHKKREIRELADRLAGLERRVEELEAERQQLHGRCAEGEERLQELAAAIHRQELRLVDSDKDLARFRQEEERLLQRIEVLSLEEDQLHGDREHLQRLLQEATDGLRQQEEERQRLEAEIEELTATLAEQRREQEQARERLTRLRVEVASLKEREAAARSSREGLEQLRHELQGRLAVLAGEREDATAEQRRLQQEAESLQQRLEVLFARREEEKKKYDRQRDRFEETAQQLLLEEDRLRELRQQVNRVREEVGGLQLQLREKQLALEHLRQSFLDRYRLDLNDLEEVEDEPEIDQQAAERRLEELKRLIEGIGEVNLTAIDEYRELEERARFLLEQQEDLRQSLHGLQTAIAKINRTTRKRFRETFDQVNAKFQEVFPRLFQGGRAELRLTDEDDLLETGIDIIAQPPGKKLQGVTLLSGGEKALTAVALIFAIFLIKPSPFCLLDEVDAPLDEANIGRFNEMVKEMSALSQFIIITHNKRTMEMADTLYGVTMQEPGVSRLVSVRINEF, from the coding sequence ATGCGCATCAAGCGGCTTGAAATCATCGGTTTCAAATCCTTTGTCGACAAGGTCGAGATCGACTTTCAGGACGGGGTGACCGCCATCGTCGGGCCCAACGGCTGCGGCAAGAGCAACATCGTCGACGCCATCCGCTGGGCCATGGGCGAACAGAGCGCCCGTAACCTGCGCGGCAAGTCGATGGAGGATGTCATCTTCAACGGCAGCGAAACCCGCAAGCCGCACGGCATGGCCGAGGTCTCTCTCATTTTCGACAACGAGGACGGCCTGGCCCCTCCCGCCTTTGCCCAGTACGCCGAAATCATGGTCACCCGCCGCCTCTACCGCAGCGGCGAGAGCGAATACCTGCTCAACAAGACCCCCTGTCGGCTGCTCGACATTGCCGAACTGTTCATGGACACCGGCGTCGGCCGCCGCGCCTACTCGATCATCGAGCAGGGGAAGATCGGTTTCATCCTCAACGCCAAGCCGGAAGAACGGCGGTTTCTGATCGAGGAAGCGGCCGGGGTGACCAAGTTCAAGGCCCGCAAGAAGACTGCCATCCGCAAGATCGACGCCACCCGCCAGAACCTGCTGCGGCTCGGCGACATCATCAGCGAGGTCAACCGCCAGCTCGCCAGCCTCAAGCGGCAGGCCAACAAGGCCGAGCGTTACCGTCGTTACCGCGAGGAGCTCAAGGGGATCGAAACCCGTTTCGCTCTGCGCCGCTTCCGCCAGCTGACCGCCGAGATCGCGGAGCTGGAAAAGGGGGAGCGCGAGGGGGGCGGCGTTCTGGAGAGGCTGGGCGGCGAGCTGCAGGTGCTGGAGATGCGGCTCGACGAGGGGCGGCTGCAGCAGGCCGGACTGGAGAAGGAGCTGGGCCGCATCCAGGAGCAGGTTTTTCATCTGACCGCCGAGATCCAGCAGGCGGAGGGGAGGATCAGCTTCGCCCGCCAGCAGCGGGAGAAGCTGGAGCTGCAGAAGGAGCGGCGGGCGGCCGAGAGCGAAGAGGTCCGCCAGCGGCTGGTGGCGCTGGACGACGAAGAGGAGGCGCTCGAGCGGACCGTCGACGGGCTGGCCGGCGAGCTGGCCGAAGCCGAGGCGCGGCTGGCCGAGGCGGCCGAGGCGGCGGCCGAGTGGGAGCGGCTCGAACGGCGGCGGAACGCGCAGCTCGAGGAGACGCGGCAAAAACTTTACACCCTTATGTCCGGGCTTTCGCGGTTGCAGAACCAGCAGCAGGACGCCCGTCGCCGGTTGGAGCTGCAGGACGAGCGCAAGGCCCGCAACCGCCGGGAGGCGGCGGAGATTCAGGAAGAGCTGGCGCGGGTGCAGCAGGAGGCGCAGGAGCGCAGCCGCCGGCTGGAGGAGGACCGCCAGCGCCATTCCGGCCTGCGACAGGAGCAGGAGCGTGTGCGCGAAGAGCTCGACGGCTGGCGGGCGCGGCGCACGACCAACGAGGAGGAGCTGCTGACGGCGCGGGAGGATCTCAACCGGGTCCGTTCCCGGCTCGAATCGTTGCGCCAGCTCGAGGCCGACCTCGAGGGCTATGCCGGCGGGGTACGCACCCTGCTGGCCGACGACGGGCTGAAATCCCGCCTCGGCGGCCTGGTGGCCGATCACCTGGGCGTTCCGCGGGAGCTGGAGACGGCGGTGGAAGCGGTGCTCGGCGAACGGCTGCAGGCGCTGCTGGCCGACAGCGGCGACGCCGAGGCGGCCTTCGCCCTGCTGCGGCAGAAGGGCGGCCGGGCGACGCTGCTTCTCGGCGGTCCGCAGCCCGCCGGGGTGCCGGCCTGGAGCGAAGGAAAGCATCTGGCCGAGCTGGTCGAGACAGCGGACGACGCCCGCCTGCGCGGACTGCTGACCGGCGTCTATCTGGTGGAGGACGTTCGCCCCTGGCTCGGGCGCACCCTGCCGTTCGGGGTGACCCTGGTGACCCGCGACGGCGATACCCTGACCGGTCGCGGCGAATGGACCGGCGGCTCGGCGCCGGCGGCCGGCGGCGGGCTGCTGCACAAGAAGCGCGAAATCAGGGAACTGGCCGACCGGCTGGCCGGCCTGGAGCGGAGGGTGGAGGAGCTCGAGGCGGAGCGGCAACAGCTGCACGGCCGCTGCGCCGAGGGCGAGGAAAGGCTGCAGGAGCTGGCCGCCGCCATCCACCGGCAGGAACTGCGGCTGGTCGACAGCGACAAGGACCTGGCCCGCTTCCGGCAGGAAGAGGAGCGGCTTCTGCAGCGGATCGAGGTCCTCAGCCTCGAGGAGGACCAGCTGCACGGCGACCGGGAACACCTGCAGCGGCTGCTGCAGGAGGCGACCGACGGCCTGCGGCAACAGGAAGAGGAGCGGCAGCGGCTCGAGGCTGAGATCGAAGAGCTGACGGCGACGCTGGCCGAACAGCGCCGGGAGCAGGAGCAGGCGCGGGAACGGCTGACCCGCCTGCGGGTCGAGGTTGCCAGCCTGAAGGAGAGGGAGGCCGCAGCCCGCAGCAGCCGCGAGGGGCTGGAGCAGTTGCGGCACGAGCTGCAGGGCCGGCTCGCGGTGCTGGCCGGCGAGCGGGAGGACGCCACCGCCGAACAGCGCAGGCTGCAGCAGGAAGCCGAAAGCCTGCAGCAGCGGCTGGAGGTACTCTTCGCCCGCCGCGAGGAAGAGAAGAAGAAATACGATCGGCAGCGCGACCGGTTCGAGGAGACGGCGCAGCAGCTGCTGCTGGAGGAAGACCGGCTGCGCGAGCTGCGGCAGCAGGTCAACCGGGTGCGTGAGGAGGTCGGCGGCCTGCAGCTGCAGCTGCGGGAGAAGCAGCTGGCCCTGGAGCATCTGCGGCAGTCCTTTCTCGATCGCTACCGGCTCGATCTGAACGACCTGGAAGAGGTCGAGGACGAGCCGGAAATCGACCAGCAGGCGGCCGAGCGGCGTCTCGAGGAGCTGAAGCGCCTCATCGAGGGGATCGGCGAGGTCAACCTGACCGCCATCGACGAATACCGCGAGCTGGAGGAGCGGGCCCGTTTCCTGCTGGAGCAGCAGGAGGATCTGCGGCAGTCGCTGCACGGTCTGCAGACGGCCATCGCCAAGATCAACCGCACCACCCGCAAGCGGTTCAGGGAGACCTTCGACCAGGTCAACGCCAAGTTCCAGGAGGTCTTTCCGCGCCTGTTCCAGGGCGGTCGCGCCGAGCTGCGCCTGACCGACGAGGACGACCTGCTGGAAACGGGCATCGACATCATCGCCCAGCCGCCGGGCAAGAAGCTGCAGGGGGTGACTCTGCTCTCCGGTGGGGAGAAGGCGCTGACGGCGGTGGCGCTGATTTTCGCCATCTTCCTGATCAAGCCGTCTCCCTTCTGTCTGCTCGACGAGGTCGACGCGCCGCTGGACGAGGCCAATATCGGTCGTTTCAACGAGATGGTGAAGGAGATGTCGGCGCTGTCGCAGTTCATCATCATCACCCACAACAAGCGGACCATGGAGATGGCCGACACCCTTTACGGGGTGACGATGCAGGAGCCGGGGGTGTCCCGGCTGGTGTCGGTCAGGATCAACGAATTCTGA
- a CDS encoding RluA family pseudouridine synthase produces the protein MERIVDSLDTGLPLSEWLQRQFPAAPAGYLRQLLRKGRILADGRVAEADLPTRRGMRVRLPDSRRLREIAELAPALSILRETDDWLAVNKPAGLAVHRTAGVDTDLTSLLRQLVRRRGDRYRLSPVHRLDRGTSGVILFAKGHQAAGRLGKSLMAGLWRKTYLALAAGLAPPGGTLDQPLPIRGKIRPSRARFRRLASRNGQSLLLLELETGRTHQLRRQLAAAGWPILGDRRYGVDAPPLPPRPFLHCLRIELEDGQTLTAPLPRELRDGLRQWLASPDDGKGTGPTA, from the coding sequence ATGGAAAGGATTGTCGACTCCCTGGACACAGGTCTGCCGCTGTCCGAATGGCTGCAGCGCCAGTTCCCCGCGGCCCCGGCCGGCTATCTGCGCCAGCTGCTGCGCAAGGGGCGGATTCTGGCCGACGGCCGGGTCGCCGAAGCCGACCTGCCGACCCGCCGCGGGATGCGGGTACGCCTGCCCGACAGCCGGCGGCTGCGCGAGATCGCGGAGCTGGCTCCCGCCCTGTCTATTCTGCGCGAAACCGACGACTGGCTGGCCGTGAACAAGCCCGCGGGACTGGCGGTCCATCGGACCGCCGGCGTCGACACCGACCTGACCAGCCTGCTGCGGCAGCTGGTTCGGCGGCGGGGCGATCGCTACCGTCTTTCTCCGGTCCACCGGCTCGACCGCGGCACCTCCGGCGTCATCCTGTTCGCCAAGGGGCACCAGGCCGCCGGCCGGCTCGGCAAATCGCTGATGGCCGGCCTCTGGCGCAAGACCTATCTGGCGCTGGCCGCGGGTCTCGCCCCGCCCGGGGGCACCCTGGACCAGCCGCTGCCGATCCGGGGAAAGATCAGGCCCTCGCGCGCCCGTTTCCGGCGTCTCGCCAGCCGCAACGGGCAGAGCCTGCTGCTGCTCGAACTCGAAACCGGCCGCACCCACCAGCTGCGCCGTCAGCTGGCTGCGGCCGGCTGGCCCATCCTCGGCGACCGGCGCTACGGTGTCGACGCGCCCCCGCTTCCGCCCCGGCCCTTTCTCCACTGCCTGCGCATCGAGCTCGAAGACGGACAGACCCTGACCGCTCCCTTGCCACGCGAACTGCGCGACGGTCTGCGGCAGTGGCTGGCGTCGCCCGACGACGGAAAAGGGACTGGCCCGACAGCGTGA